In a single window of the Tellurirhabdus bombi genome:
- the serS gene encoding serine--tRNA ligase, with protein sequence MLQVPFIRENKETTIAGLKRRNFPQAEAIVEQVLDIDQQRRDTQKELDNVLARSNAKAKEIGALMKSGQKEAAEAAKTETADLKFISKGLEDDLKAIEQQLQDVLVTIPNLPHSSVPEGRSAEDNEVVLTHGDVPTLPADAQPHWELIKKYDIIDFELGVKITGAGFPVYKGKGARLQRALINFFLDEALAAGYFEIQPPIVINEESGFGTGQLPDKEGQMYYVKEEKLYLIPTAEVPITNLYRDVIVSEDQLPIKNVGYTPCFRREAGSWGAHVRGLNRLHQFDKVEVVQIRKPEESYQALEEMSLHVQSLLKKLELPYRVLRLCGGDMGFTSALTFDMEVYSAAQQRWLEVSSVSNFETYQANRLKLRYKTEGKTQLLHTLNGSALALPRILASILENNQTPEGIRIPAVLVPYCGFDTIS encoded by the coding sequence ATGCTTCAAGTCCCGTTCATCCGCGAAAATAAAGAAACCACTATAGCTGGCCTGAAAAGAAGAAACTTTCCGCAGGCAGAAGCCATTGTTGAGCAGGTGTTGGATATTGACCAACAGCGGCGCGATACCCAAAAAGAACTTGACAATGTACTGGCCCGCTCCAACGCGAAGGCCAAAGAAATTGGTGCTTTGATGAAAAGCGGCCAAAAAGAAGCTGCCGAAGCCGCCAAAACGGAAACCGCAGATCTTAAGTTTATCTCCAAAGGGCTGGAAGATGACCTCAAAGCCATTGAGCAACAGTTGCAGGACGTGCTGGTAACAATTCCGAACCTGCCCCATAGCAGTGTCCCGGAAGGTCGCTCCGCCGAAGACAACGAGGTGGTGCTGACGCATGGCGATGTTCCTACCCTACCTGCCGATGCACAGCCTCACTGGGAGCTTATCAAAAAATACGACATTATTGATTTTGAATTAGGCGTTAAGATTACAGGCGCCGGTTTTCCGGTCTACAAAGGTAAGGGCGCGCGTCTGCAACGGGCCTTGATCAATTTTTTCCTGGACGAAGCGCTGGCGGCTGGTTATTTCGAAATTCAGCCCCCGATTGTCATCAATGAAGAGTCAGGTTTTGGAACGGGGCAATTGCCAGACAAGGAAGGCCAGATGTACTACGTCAAAGAAGAGAAGCTGTACCTGATTCCTACCGCCGAAGTACCCATTACCAACCTGTACCGGGATGTCATTGTCTCGGAAGACCAGTTGCCGATTAAAAATGTGGGCTATACGCCCTGTTTCCGGCGCGAGGCTGGCTCCTGGGGAGCGCACGTGCGCGGCTTGAATCGCCTGCACCAGTTTGATAAAGTAGAAGTGGTGCAGATTCGAAAACCCGAAGAATCGTACCAGGCGCTGGAAGAGATGAGCCTGCACGTTCAGTCGCTGTTGAAAAAGCTGGAGTTGCCGTATCGGGTGCTGCGGCTCTGCGGCGGTGATATGGGCTTTACGTCGGCGCTGACTTTCGACATGGAAGTTTATTCAGCTGCTCAACAGCGTTGGCTGGAAGTAAGCTCTGTTTCCAACTTCGAAACCTACCAGGCCAACCGCTTAAAACTGCGGTATAAGACAGAAGGCAAAACCCAGTTACTACACACGCTAAACGGATCGGCGCTGGCTCTGCCACGTATTCTGGCCTCTATTTTAGAGAATAATCAGACACCGGAAGGCATTCGTATTCCAGCGGTACTGGTTCCGTATTGCGGCTTCGACACGATTTCCTAA
- a CDS encoding DUF5723 family protein: MNQFRLSLSVLTLLTSFAFSAQAQFVPGLSSSNYGGLYRVLQNPSAAAGSRYRFQIIPAAGMATINPVVFKYLVSDDYMGTLRLPYSNQLARDLRAVGSLTDAPNTNSYSELIGPSALIRFGGVHGLALHTRMRNYVYGTSLPEPLTEAYRRGLGSRVLQPASGNFAFNLTNESYAEAGLTYGLVVFDGQLHRLRIGATGRRIVGAQRQSLNAAGGYAIRDVAGADEKALDFINAQYLGSYTVARQSFSLSGGYGTGWAYDLGATYEIGYNRSGKTFDPHTTYTDDRPAYLLRLSASVMNGGSIKYPGSQAFAGSLSQSMNQETLDAFGNNPVDYLVANSTLPPRPSAEGATTVSLQRQLHLEADLRVMPAIYINAIKTTSITDGPKPLPDLFIITPRFEDEDAELAFPVSIIGEDKKVAVGMSARLGPISLGMSDLNHFINKKAENRSTLFWVGLSFWGK, translated from the coding sequence ATGAATCAGTTTCGATTAAGTCTCTCTGTACTTACCCTCCTGACTAGCTTTGCCTTTTCGGCTCAGGCTCAATTTGTTCCGGGATTATCCAGTAGCAATTACGGGGGTTTATACCGCGTTTTGCAAAATCCGTCGGCCGCCGCCGGTAGCCGTTATCGGTTTCAAATTATTCCCGCAGCGGGTATGGCTACGATCAATCCAGTCGTGTTTAAGTACCTGGTTTCGGATGACTACATGGGTACCCTGCGCTTGCCCTACAGCAACCAGCTAGCCCGCGACCTGCGCGCCGTCGGCTCACTGACCGATGCGCCTAACACCAATTCTTACTCCGAACTTATTGGGCCTTCGGCCCTGATTCGCTTTGGGGGCGTTCATGGTTTGGCGTTACATACCCGTATGCGCAATTACGTATACGGAACGTCTCTGCCTGAGCCACTGACCGAAGCCTATCGCCGTGGCCTGGGTAGCCGGGTTTTGCAGCCAGCATCGGGTAATTTTGCGTTTAATCTGACCAACGAAAGCTACGCCGAAGCGGGTTTAACTTACGGACTGGTTGTCTTCGACGGCCAATTGCACCGCCTCAGAATAGGCGCAACGGGTCGGCGAATTGTGGGTGCTCAACGGCAGTCGTTGAACGCCGCGGGTGGCTACGCCATTCGGGATGTGGCGGGTGCCGACGAGAAGGCACTCGATTTCATCAACGCGCAATATCTGGGCAGTTATACCGTTGCTCGTCAATCATTTAGTCTATCAGGGGGTTACGGCACAGGCTGGGCCTATGACCTGGGTGCTACCTACGAAATAGGTTACAACCGATCCGGCAAAACTTTTGATCCACACACGACCTATACCGACGACCGTCCGGCTTATCTGCTCCGTTTATCGGCGTCGGTAATGAATGGCGGCTCCATTAAATACCCTGGCAGCCAAGCGTTTGCCGGTTCATTGAGCCAAAGCATGAATCAGGAAACCCTGGATGCGTTCGGAAATAATCCAGTTGATTATCTCGTCGCCAATTCAACGCTTCCACCCCGGCCATCGGCGGAAGGCGCCACCACCGTCTCCTTGCAGCGTCAACTTCATCTGGAAGCCGATTTGCGGGTTATGCCAGCGATTTACATCAATGCCATTAAAACCACAAGCATAACCGATGGTCCCAAGCCTTTGCCCGATTTGTTCATCATTACGCCCCGCTTTGAAGACGAAGATGCCGAGCTGGCTTTTCCGGTTTCGATCATTGGAGAAGACAAAAAGGTAGCCGTGGGAATGTCCGCCCGACTTGGACCAATTTCACTGGGAATGAGCGATTTAAACCATTTCATCAATAAGAAGGCAGAAAACCGCAGTACTTTGTTCTGGGTTGGCCTTTCCTTTTGGGGTAAATGA